In Exiguobacterium acetylicum, the genomic stretch CGAAGAACATATATAGAAGAAAGACGTCGGAAACGCACGATGCGCCGACGTCTTTTTAATTTAATTTCTTTTTGATTTTTCGTGCGGTCGCATGTGTGCGATTCGTCAATCCTGTAGAGATACGGAATAGTAAAATTCCAAGAAAAGCAGAAACAAAAATGTATATCCCGGTCAACGTCACGAATGCGCCACTAGCGAGCGTGATGAAGAGAATCGAAAATTCACCACGTGGACCAAGACAGAATCCTGATTCGATCGCATGATAATTTGATAGACCGAACGATTTTCCGCCGAGGTAACCGACTAAGAATTTAGAGGCGACTCCCCAAATGACAAGAGCGAAGAAAAATAGATCAATCGGTAATCCGTCAGTCAACTCGAATGACATTCCGAACGTGATAAAGAACAATGGTAATAATAAGTCTTGGAACGGCGTGACTAGTCGTCTAAGATAACGCGTCTCATCCAGTTCGGTTAACAGAATACCGATGATAAAGGCGCCAAGTACTTCTGACAAGCCGAATAAAATACCGACACCGGAAAATAACAAGATTAACCCGATGATTCCGATGCCGGCATCAGGATGACGGTAGAGTGAATCGACGAGACGTTTCCGTCTTCTGATGAACAACGTCATGATGATTAAAGCAATGAAGAAGAAGCCAAATCCGAGAAAGATGATACTAATTTTTGCTACCGAGAACGTCTCAGTTCCTAAAACGAATGGTGCCGTCGTCAGTAGGATCGGTGCCATCAAATCTTCGAAGACGAGTAGGGACAGCACGAAGCGATTCACATCCTGATGTTTATCCGGTTCCCGATCGAGCAGTCGAGCTGAAATCGAAGAACTCGTCGCGTACAAGACACAGCCGATCAAAAACGATTCGGCGATGGAAAAACCGAACGATAAAGTCAACAGGATTGTTCCACCAAACGAAAGTAGAATATCGATGACTCCTGCTTTCCAAATGGAACGGAGCTGAATCAGCAAGTCCGCCACTGAAAATTTTAGACCGAGTAAAAAGAACAGGACGATGATGCCCGCTTCTCCCCCGAGTTTCAGCTCTTCGGGAGGGTCGTAATAGAATCCAAGGACGATTCCGATCAAGATGAAGGCTAGAATACTCGGGACATGGAATCGTTCACTCAAGTAACTGATCGTAAACAAGCCGATGAGGATGAGACCGGCGTAAAAGAAAATTTCCATGGAGGATGTCCTCCTTTCTGTACCCTATACCCTAATTCGATGGCATTCATTAACTTGTTTCTATCCTGGAGAACGGATACAGAAAAAACCTGTACACAAAACTTCTTTTTTAGAAGGTGAGTGTACAGGCTTTTAGATAATTATAAGACTTGAACGATCGTTCCAGAATACGCAGGGAGAGAGACATCAAGTGTCTGCTGGTGCGTGTTCGTCAATAAATCAAGCCCCCGACCAGCTTGTGGAGCGGTCAACGAAACGGGAGCATCTGAATTGTTGAAGTAGATATAATATAATCCTTCCGGGCTCATGCGACGCATGATGATCGTATTCGTCTCATCATTCGCATGAACGAAAGAGATATGTCCTTTGTTCGCAAGCGTCTTATGCTGCTTTCGAAGCTGTAACAAGTGTCGCGTATAGGCGAATAACTCCTGATCCTGCTCTTCAGGATCCCACGGCATACATTTTCGGCAGCCTGGATCTTGATCGCCATCGAGACCGATCTCATCACCATAATAGATGACGGGACTACCTGAGAACGTCAACATCGATAACAAGAGAAGACGAAGCTTCTGTTTGTTATTCCCAGCACGCGTCAACGCACGCGGTGTATCGTGTGATCCGATCAAATTAAAGGTCACTTCATTGACATTCATCGTGTTTGAGAACAACACATGCGACATATCGTTCGCATACGAGCTTGCTTTAGTCTTATCTAAGGCAAAGAAGTTCAAAGCGGCATTCGTAAATGGATAGTTCATGACGGCATCAAACTGGTCACCGAGCAACCATTCCTGTGAGTCATGCCAAATTTCACCAAGGATATACGTGTCAGGGTTGACTTCCTTGACGACTTGACGGAAATCACGCCAAAATGCGTGATCGACCTCGTTGGCGACGTCGAGTCGCCAGCCATCGATTCCGAATTCTTCGACCCAGTAGCGGGCGACATGGAGTAAGTATGACTTTACTTCATCGTTCTCGGTGTTGAATTTCGGCATTTCAGGTACGAAAGCAAACGTATCGTAGTTCGGCAATGGTTCTGTCACGAGCGGGAAATCACGCAGATGGAACCATTCTTTATAGGTTGAATGACTACCATGTTCACGGATGTCAGCGAATGCTTTATGGTGGAAGCCGGCATGATTGAAAACGGCATCTAACATGATGCGAATCCCGTGTGCGTGTAACAGATCGACCATTTCCTTGAATTTCTCTTTCGTACCGAATTGTGGATCAATTTCTAAGTAATCGATTGTGTCATATTTATGATTCGATTTCGCCAAGAAGATCGGGCAGAAGTAAATACCAGTGATACCAAGTTCAACGAGATAATCGATGTGGTCGATGACTCCTTGGAAATCTCCACCGAAAAGATTCGTCGTCGTCGGTGCTGTACTATTCCATGGAAGTGTACCAGCTGGATCATTCGTCGCATCGCCATTTGCAAAGCGATCTGGGAAGATTTGATACCAAACTGTATCCTGGACCCAATCCGGTGCAGTGAATACGTCGACTGCATTAAGGAAAGGAACACAGAAATAGTAGCCTGTATCATCGAGCGGTTTTTCATCGAACCATCCACGCTCTGTAAAGACTTGGCTTGTTGCACCGTCATGGAGACGGAAACCATATCGTAGGCGACGGAAGGGAGGAACAACATCGATGAACCAATAATCATATAGTTCATCTGATCCACTTCGCTTCATCGGCGTTTCGAATGTATTCCAGTAGTTGGATTTTGAGGGATCGAAGTTCCAATCGGCAGCATCTGGGTTTTCAGTATGCCAATCATACGGATCGCCCCAAATCAAATCGACGCGATCAACGTCATTTTTTTTTGTTTGTAAACGGATGTGGATTGTTCGCTCATCGTATTTATAGACGAACGGAGACATCGCACGGTGAAACACAGCTTCTTTGAACATGGCAGTCACTCCTTAACGCAATCGCTTGCATCATATTGATTATGTCTTCGACCTAAGAATAGTAAAGCGCTTTCTTAAAGTCAATTCCAATCCCGTGAAATCAAGGATTCCTGATAAAAGTCGAGAGTATGATGCAATCGTTTGCATCATGTTGTGCAAACAATAAAAATGAAAACGTTTTCTTTTTACGCACTTATTCTCTATAGCATTTGATTCAAATAATGAAATCAAAAATAAAAAGTTTTTGAAATGTAAGAAAATAATTGAATAAAAGGACTTGTCAAAAGGATTTTAGATTGTATAATAAAAATGTAAAGGTGATGCAAACGTTTTCATAAAACGCTTACAACCACTCGGTTGTTATCATGAGAAAATGGTTGTGCCTTTATGCAAACGTTGTGCATTAAAACTTATCATTCATAAGTTAACTTGGGGAGGAAATTTCAATCATGGAAATGAAAAAATTCGTAGCAGGTCTCTCTGTATCTGTCATGGCAATCGGTGCACTTGCAGCATGTGGCGGTGGATCGGATTCTGAATCATCATCTTCAGATTCAGGCAGTAAAAAACCAAGCAAGATCGTCATCTGGGAAGACACTGAAAAAGCTGAAACGACTAAAGCGGCAGCTAAAGCGTTCGAAGAAAAAGAAGGCGTCAAAGTTGAAGTTAAAGAAGTTAAGATGACAGATCAGCAGAAGAAAGTAGCACTTGACGGACCAGCAGGTAAAGGGCCGGATATCATGCTTCTTCCACACGACCAAATCGGTACAGTCGTTGACCAAGGCTTGATCGCAGAACTCAAAGATGGCGAAAAAGCACTTGAGCCATTCATCGATACAGCGAAATCAGCAGTAACGTTTGACGGTAAAGTCTACGGATATCCGAAAGCAGTTGAAACACCAATCCTCCTTTTCAATAAAGATGAATTAAAAGAAGCACCAGCTTCAATGGATGATCTGTACAAGATCTCAACAGAGCAAAAGAAAGACGGTAAATACGGATTCCTCGCGCTTTGGGATAACTTCTACTTCGCACACGGTCCAATCGGTGGCTACGGTGGGTATGTCTTCAAAGACAACGGTGGCAAATTGGATCCAGCAGATATTGGCTTGAACAACAAAGGTGCTGTCGAAGGTATGGATTACATCGGCAAGTGGTACAAAGAAGGTCTCTTCCCGAAAGGTCTTATCGGTGGTGGCGGTGGTCAAGCACTTGACCAACTCTTCGGCGATAAAAAAGCTGTTGCTGTCATGAACGGTCCATGGGCAGTTGCGAGCTATAAAGAAAAAGGCATCAACCTCGGAGCTTCAGCACTTCCGAAACTTCCAAACGGTGAGCCGATTAAAACATTCGTTGGTGTAAAAACATACGCGATTTCAGCATACTCGGAAAATGCAGAGTGGGCTGAGAAGTTCTTGGCATCACTCACTGGTGAAGAGAACGCGAAAGCTATGTTCGAAAAATACAATGAGATCCCACCAGTCACTGCGCTTCAAGAAGATGCAGCAATCAAGGATAACGAAGTCGCAGCAGCAGTCTTTGCACAATCACAAAACGGTGTGCCAATGCCGAACATCGCTGAGATGGGTCAAGTTTGGGAACCAATGGCAGCAGCACTCCAGCTTGTTGCAACAAACAAACAAGACGCACAAAAATCAGCTGATGATGCTGTCAAACAAATTAAGCAACAAATCGAAGCTAACAATCAATAAGCGTAAATGGAACGCGTGAATCCATGAAAAAGAGATAAAGAGAGGGGGATCTTGGATTCCCCCTCATCTTTATGGTTGGAAGAGAAGCCTGAGGTCAGACATGACCTTTGGAAAGGAGAACGGACGATGGCTGCGATTGCAACACCACACCCGACGAATCCAACGCCTGAAAAAAAGACGAACCACCGCACGATTGCGGCGCTGATGTCGATCATTCCAGGAGTAGGACAACTATACAATAAACAATTCCTTAAAGGCGCGACATTTTTTGTCGTCGTACTATCATATTTTCTCGTCAACTTTGAACTGTTCTTCAAAGGAGCCGGAAATGGTCCTGGCGATCGCGGAGCGATCTGGGGCTTGATTACACTCGGTGAGGTACCAGGCGTAAGGGGGGATCACTCGATCTTTCTAATGGTCGAGGGCATCATTGCCTTGATTTTACTTGTCTTTGGTATCGCCATTTACGTCTGGAACTTTATCGATGCGTATCGAATCGGTAAGTTGCGCGACATGAACCTCGAAGTACCTTCCTTGAAGATGCAACTACGGAATTTCCGTGATAATGGATTCCCGTATGCGATGTTGATTCCTTCATTAGTACTTTTAGTGTTCACAGTCGTCTTACCGTTGATTTTTACTTTCTTGATTGCTTTTACAAACTATAAGTTCAACAACTCTCCTCCAGCGAAATTGGTCGACTGGATCGGGATTCAAAACTTCTTGAATATCTTCACGGTTGATATTTTCCGCGACACATTCGTCAGCGTTCTTGGTTGGACGCTTGTCTGGACCGTCGCTTCGACGACAGGTGTCATCGCGATTGGTATCGGACTGGCAGTCTTACTGAACCAAAAGGGACTCAAAGGAAAACGGTTCTTCCGTTCCATCTTGATCCTGTCATGGGCAGTACCAGCGTTCATCACGATTTTGATCTTCCGCTCGATGTTCAATGAGACATTCGGTGTCTTCAATACGACGTTACTACCAGCGATTGGTCTCGATAATGGTCTCGACTGGATGACGGATCCGACGTATACGAAGCTTGCATTGATCGGGATTCAGTGGTGGTTAGGTTTCCCATACATCATGACGCTGACGACGGGGATCTTGCAGTCGATACCAGAGGATCTCTATGAAGCAGCAACAATTGATGGAGCGACAGCAGGAGAGAAATTCCGCTTAATCACGTTGCCGATGATTCTTTTCGCAACAGCACCGATCTTGATCACGCAGTATACGTTCAACTTCAATAACTTCAATATCATCTATCTCTTCAACAACGGTGGACCGGCAGTACCGGGTCAATCGGCTGGTGGAACGGATATCTTGATTTCGTGGATTTACAAATTGTCGCTTGGTGCGAACCCGCAGTATGGATTTGCAGCAGCGATCACGCTTGTGTTGTCGTTCTTCATCATGACGATTGCCGTCATTCAGTTCAAGCGTTCAAAATCATTCAAAGATGAGGATATGATCTAATATGAGAAAACAAAACCGAATCAACATGGCGTTGTCATATCTCATTTTGACGGTCGCCTCCATCATTATCGTCTATCCACTCCTTTGGGTCGTTGGGACTTCACTTAACCCAGGGAAAAGTATTACATCGGATATCTTCCCAAGTAATCCGACTTTGATTCACTACTTCGATTTGTTTGATCCGTCAAAAACGGATTATGGCATGTGGTATTTAAACACAATCAAGATTGCCGTCATCACGATGGTCGTCTCCGTCGCGCTAATCACGTTAACAGGATACATTTTTTCACGCTATCGCTTCGTCGGTCGGAAAAATTCACTCATCTTGTTCCTCGTGTTGCAGATGGTACCGCAATTCGTTGCCATTATTGCGATTTATGTCTTGCTTAATATGTTAGAATTGTTTGATACGCATCTGGCGCTCATCCTACTCTACTCGGGTGGCGCGATTCCAATGAATACGTATCTTGCAAAAGGATATTTCGATACGATTCCAAAAGAACTCGATGAGGCGGCACGGATGGATGGTGCCGGTCACTTACGAATCTTCTGGCAAATCATCTTACCGCTCGCAAAACCGATGGTTGCCGTCATCGCGTTGTTCAACTTCATGGCACCATTCAACGACTTCATTTTAGCATCGCTCGTCCTGCGTTCTCCTGAGAAACAGACACTTGCGGTCGGGTTGTACAACATGGTGTCGGAGCAGTTTGACAATAACTTCACGTTATTTGCGGCAGGTGCCGTATTATCAGCAGTTCCAATCGTTCTTCTCTTCTTCGCATTCCAGCGCTTCTTCGTGTCTGGATTGACAGCAGGTGGAACAAAAGGATAATCATAAGGGGGAAATCAGCGGCATGAGACGAGGCATAATGCTTCTCCTCTTGCCGCTTCTCTTGTCTATCGGGCTTCAACCGATGACGGGTGAAGCAGCAGGTTGGGAAAAAGAACGAATGTATTTCATCATGGTGGATCGGTTCGAGAATGGCGATCCGAGTAATGATCGAGAGGCGGATCCTGAAAATCCAAAAGCGTTTCAAGGTGGCGATTTAGCAGGCGTGACGAAACGTCTCGATTACATCAAGGAAAAAGGATTCACTTCGATTTGGTTAACGCCGATCTTTAAGAACCGTCCGAATGGTTATCATGGATACTGGACGGATGATTATTACGAGATTGATCCGCACTTCGGAACAAAGGAAGAGTTTAAACGTCTCGTCAAGGAAGCACATGAACGGGATATCAAGGTCGTCCTTGACCTTGTCGTCAATCATTTAGGACCAAATCATCCAATGGTGAAAGAAAAACCGGAGTGGTTCCATAAAAATCAACCAATCATGAACTGGAATAACCCGTCGGAAGTCGAGAATAACTGGCTGTTCGATTTACCGGACTTCAATACGGAAAATCCGGAAGTCGTCGATTATTTAGTTGATGTCGCGAACTACTGGGTCGATGAAACGGGTATAGACGGATATCGGCTCGATACGGTTCGCCATGTGCCAGCGTCATTTTGGGAAACGTTTATCCCAGCAGTCAAAGAAAAGCATCCAGACTTATTCTTGTTGGCTGAAGTATTCGATGGAGATCCACGAAAAATCGCGTCCTATTCAAAATTAGGTTTTGATTCCGTGACGAACTTCCCGTTTTATTATGGAGTCAAGGATCAGTTTGCCCGCAAAAATGGTTCAGCGGAAGAGCTCGATTCAGTTTATAATCGAGATACTACGTTTAATCCGAATGCCAAGGGACTTGCAACCTTCATTGATAATCATGATGTCAAGCGCTTCATCACGGAAGCAAAGATTGGTGGAGCAGATGAAGAGGAGCGGCAACTTCGATTAGCGCTGTTCGCACTCTATGCTGCACCAGGGATGCCGATCGTCTACCAAGGAACAGAGGTGGCGATGCCAGGTGGTGAGGATCCTGGAAACCGGATGATGATGACATTTGATCAAAATAAGAAGATGCAACAGTACGTAAAAACGTTGAACGAGATGCGTCAGGACTACCCAGCGTTTGCAACAGGGAAGCAACGCTTGATCGCAAAAACCGATCATATGGCAGTCTACTCACGGGAGACGAAACAACAACAAGTCGTTTACGCCATCAATCTTGGAGAAAAAAAGACGAGCTTACGCGTGTCTGCGAAAGAAATCGGTGATGACCAGCGTTTAAGAGGACTTTTATTCTCAGACTTGGTGCGTCAAGATGGTGACGCCTATGAGATCACGCTTGATGCAAATAGTGCGAACAGCTATGTCATCGAAAAGTCACAAGTCAACTGGTGGTCGATCATCGCAATTGGTGCGATTGCTCCGATTTTAGCGCTCATACTTCTTCTCGTTCACCGTAAACGCATGCAACGTCAAACAAAATAAAATACTTAACTAGGGGAAATGTGAGGTGAAGGGGATGCAGGTAACAATCAAGGATGTAGCACGGGAAGCGAATGTCGCACCCTCGACGGTATCACGCGTCATTGCGAATAGTTCGCGCATCAGTCAAAAGACGAAGGAACGGGTGCGGCAGGCGATGGATGAGCTCGGATATTATCCGAACGTTCATGCACGCAGTCTAGCGAATCGAACGACACAAGCGATTGGTCTCGTCATGCCAAGTGCTGCAACAAAAACGCTACAAAACCCGTTCTTTTCGGAGGTCATTCGAGGAATCAGTACAAAAGCGCAT encodes the following:
- a CDS encoding extracellular solute-binding protein, whose product is MKKFVAGLSVSVMAIGALAACGGGSDSESSSSDSGSKKPSKIVIWEDTEKAETTKAAAKAFEEKEGVKVEVKEVKMTDQQKKVALDGPAGKGPDIMLLPHDQIGTVVDQGLIAELKDGEKALEPFIDTAKSAVTFDGKVYGYPKAVETPILLFNKDELKEAPASMDDLYKISTEQKKDGKYGFLALWDNFYFAHGPIGGYGGYVFKDNGGKLDPADIGLNNKGAVEGMDYIGKWYKEGLFPKGLIGGGGGQALDQLFGDKKAVAVMNGPWAVASYKEKGINLGASALPKLPNGEPIKTFVGVKTYAISAYSENAEWAEKFLASLTGEENAKAMFEKYNEIPPVTALQEDAAIKDNEVAAAVFAQSQNGVPMPNIAEMGQVWEPMAAALQLVATNKQDAQKSADDAVKQIKQQIEANNQ
- a CDS encoding alpha-amylase family glycosyl hydrolase, with the translated sequence MRRGIMLLLLPLLLSIGLQPMTGEAAGWEKERMYFIMVDRFENGDPSNDREADPENPKAFQGGDLAGVTKRLDYIKEKGFTSIWLTPIFKNRPNGYHGYWTDDYYEIDPHFGTKEEFKRLVKEAHERDIKVVLDLVVNHLGPNHPMVKEKPEWFHKNQPIMNWNNPSEVENNWLFDLPDFNTENPEVVDYLVDVANYWVDETGIDGYRLDTVRHVPASFWETFIPAVKEKHPDLFLLAEVFDGDPRKIASYSKLGFDSVTNFPFYYGVKDQFARKNGSAEELDSVYNRDTTFNPNAKGLATFIDNHDVKRFITEAKIGGADEEERQLRLALFALYAAPGMPIVYQGTEVAMPGGEDPGNRMMMTFDQNKKMQQYVKTLNEMRQDYPAFATGKQRLIAKTDHMAVYSRETKQQQVVYAINLGEKKTSLRVSAKEIGDDQRLRGLLFSDLVRQDGDAYEITLDANSANSYVIEKSQVNWWSIIAIGAIAPILALILLLVHRKRMQRQTK
- a CDS encoding carbohydrate ABC transporter permease is translated as MAAIATPHPTNPTPEKKTNHRTIAALMSIIPGVGQLYNKQFLKGATFFVVVLSYFLVNFELFFKGAGNGPGDRGAIWGLITLGEVPGVRGDHSIFLMVEGIIALILLVFGIAIYVWNFIDAYRIGKLRDMNLEVPSLKMQLRNFRDNGFPYAMLIPSLVLLVFTVVLPLIFTFLIAFTNYKFNNSPPAKLVDWIGIQNFLNIFTVDIFRDTFVSVLGWTLVWTVASTTGVIAIGIGLAVLLNQKGLKGKRFFRSILILSWAVPAFITILIFRSMFNETFGVFNTTLLPAIGLDNGLDWMTDPTYTKLALIGIQWWLGFPYIMTLTTGILQSIPEDLYEAATIDGATAGEKFRLITLPMILFATAPILITQYTFNFNNFNIIYLFNNGGPAVPGQSAGGTDILISWIYKLSLGANPQYGFAAAITLVLSFFIMTIAVIQFKRSKSFKDEDMI
- a CDS encoding glycoside hydrolase family 13 protein, coding for MFKEAVFHRAMSPFVYKYDERTIHIRLQTKKNDVDRVDLIWGDPYDWHTENPDAADWNFDPSKSNYWNTFETPMKRSGSDELYDYWFIDVVPPFRRLRYGFRLHDGATSQVFTERGWFDEKPLDDTGYYFCVPFLNAVDVFTAPDWVQDTVWYQIFPDRFANGDATNDPAGTLPWNSTAPTTTNLFGGDFQGVIDHIDYLVELGITGIYFCPIFLAKSNHKYDTIDYLEIDPQFGTKEKFKEMVDLLHAHGIRIMLDAVFNHAGFHHKAFADIREHGSHSTYKEWFHLRDFPLVTEPLPNYDTFAFVPEMPKFNTENDEVKSYLLHVARYWVEEFGIDGWRLDVANEVDHAFWRDFRQVVKEVNPDTYILGEIWHDSQEWLLGDQFDAVMNYPFTNAALNFFALDKTKASSYANDMSHVLFSNTMNVNEVTFNLIGSHDTPRALTRAGNNKQKLRLLLLSMLTFSGSPVIYYGDEIGLDGDQDPGCRKCMPWDPEEQDQELFAYTRHLLQLRKQHKTLANKGHISFVHANDETNTIIMRRMSPEGLYYIYFNNSDAPVSLTAPQAGRGLDLLTNTHQQTLDVSLPAYSGTIVQVL
- a CDS encoding sugar ABC transporter permease; this translates as MRKQNRINMALSYLILTVASIIIVYPLLWVVGTSLNPGKSITSDIFPSNPTLIHYFDLFDPSKTDYGMWYLNTIKIAVITMVVSVALITLTGYIFSRYRFVGRKNSLILFLVLQMVPQFVAIIAIYVLLNMLELFDTHLALILLYSGGAIPMNTYLAKGYFDTIPKELDEAARMDGAGHLRIFWQIILPLAKPMVAVIALFNFMAPFNDFILASLVLRSPEKQTLAVGLYNMVSEQFDNNFTLFAAGAVLSAVPIVLLFFAFQRFFVSGLTAGGTKG
- a CDS encoding cation:proton antiporter, translated to MEIFFYAGLILIGLFTISYLSERFHVPSILAFILIGIVLGFYYDPPEELKLGGEAGIIVLFFLLGLKFSVADLLIQLRSIWKAGVIDILLSFGGTILLTLSFGFSIAESFLIGCVLYATSSSISARLLDREPDKHQDVNRFVLSLLVFEDLMAPILLTTAPFVLGTETFSVAKISIIFLGFGFFFIALIIMTLFIRRRKRLVDSLYRHPDAGIGIIGLILLFSGVGILFGLSEVLGAFIIGILLTELDETRYLRRLVTPFQDLLLPLFFITFGMSFELTDGLPIDLFFFALVIWGVASKFLVGYLGGKSFGLSNYHAIESGFCLGPRGEFSILFITLASGAFVTLTGIYIFVSAFLGILLFRISTGLTNRTHATARKIKKKLN